In Mangifera indica cultivar Alphonso chromosome 1, CATAS_Mindica_2.1, whole genome shotgun sequence, a single genomic region encodes these proteins:
- the LOC123218288 gene encoding uncharacterized protein LOC123218288: MDSHVLIGPNFKDWLRNLTIVLNLEKSAYVLEAPLPITVDPNALEAEQKVYAEWVDADLRVRNYMLASMNSERQTRFENVKSTMRLKEGISPDDHVIKMINKTGELQIMGTDLSYNFRVSLILHSLPPTFKSFITNYNLNRIERTLLDLLNDIQEFYNNEKKGKTLAELLATFATRGKLKSLGGEVHR; this comes from the exons ATGGACTCACATGTGCTTATTGGTCCCAATTTTAAGGATTGGCTGAGAAATCTGACTattgttctcaatcttgaaaagtcagcTTATGTCTTGGAGGCACCTTTACCAATAACAGTGGACCCTAATGCCCTTGAGGCAGAGCAAAAGGTTTATGCTGAATGGGTAGATGCTGACTTACGAGTTCGCAATTATATGCTGGCATCAATGAACTCTGAACGTCAAACTCGGTTTGAGAACGTGAAGAGTAc CATGCGACTTAAGGAGGGCATTTCCccagatgatcatgttattaaaatgattaataagaCTGGGGAGTTACAAATTATGGGCACAGATTTGTCGTATAATTTTCGGGTGAGTTTGATTCTCCATTCACTCCCTCCAACTTTTAAGtcgtttattacaaattataatctcaataggattgAGCGCACTCTCCTTGATcttctcaatgatattcaagaattttacaataatgagaagaaaggtAAAACACTAGCTGAGTTGCTAGCTACCTTTGCCACGAGAGGCAAGCTCAAAAGCCTTGGTGGAGAGGTTCACAGATAG